One genomic window of Pelodiscus sinensis isolate JC-2024 chromosome 14, ASM4963464v1, whole genome shotgun sequence includes the following:
- the LOC102455129 gene encoding uncharacterized protein LOC102455129 isoform X1 has translation MRRRQFLELETHQEEKIFATLPGRRMHFLVMLAFLGQTTGETFFYRYENENFTLTCNETLANGSNETVWYEIREHLQVFNAITCSPISQGTNEQPYNRKRTNRLSVSTSQSGGVFACEQLKDTGTSGTLPIFANVAHCRRYNFFIVVIINMTAESQMFENISAKSYDNRLVQEGGNITLSCEFQTKSNGINVAYWIKYTETSKCLSSLQKGTELSCNHHCCIDEMIKGRLLNHTSLDSDNKHIVHNITILNVTYSDSGTYLCVVNAWSKGKYVWKIANNLSIEVRNEIPFSPSVPFHSVPLYATIRSIEGIIIISGIVWLIYKKKKNGSSKGKSSAQLPSAQAAVEIPGDECSPNAVSSRKDLQRNEVLYSVAASPYENPNADCCMVDNTEVSGKGPGDKIHTVYAIVQE, from the exons GAGAGACTTTCTTTTATCGTTATGAAAATGAAAATTTCACACTTACGTGCAACGAAACCTTGGCTAATGGGAGCAACGAAACAGTTTGGTATGAAATTCGAGAACATCTTCAAGTATTCAACGCAATCACCTGTAGTCCCATATCTCAAGGGACAAACGAACAGCCTTATAATAGAAAGCGTACAAACCGATTATCAGTTTCTACTTCCCAAAGTGGTGGGGTATTTGCATGTGAACAACTTAAAGACACAGGAACATCAGGGACTCTCCCAATTTTTGCCAATGTGGCTCATTGCAGACGTTATAACTTTtttattgtggtgataataaacaTGACTGCAG AGAGCCAGATGTTTGAGaacatttctgcaaaatcatatgATAATCGTTTAGTGCAAGAAGGTGGTAACATCACTCTTTCTTGTGAATTTCAAACAAAGAGCAATGGAATCAATGTTGCATATTGGATCAAATATACAGAAACAAGCAAATGCCTGTCTTCTCTTCAGAAAGGAACAGAACTTTCCTGTAATCACCACTGCTGTATTGATGAGATGATCAAAGGACGACTATTGAATCATACAAGCTTAGACTCAGACAACAAACATATAGTCCATAATATAACCATCTTGAATGTTACTTACTCTGATAGTGGAACTTATTTATGTGTTGTAAATGCCTGGTCAAAAGGGAAATATGTTTGGAAGATTGCAAATAATCTTTCTATAGAAGTGAGGAATGAAATTCCAT TCTCTCCTTCAGTGCCATTCCATTCTGTGCCATTGTATGCTACGATTAGATCGATCGAAGGGATTATCATTATCAGTGGGATAGTATGGTTGatctataaaaagaaaaagaatggcaGCTCAAAAG GAAAGTCATCTGCACAACTTCCCAG CGCTCAGGCTGCTGTTGAAATCCCAGGAGATGAAT GTTCCCCAAATGCTGTGAGCAGTAGAAAAGACTTGCAAAGAAATGAAGTGTTGTATTCAGTTGCAGCAAGCCCATATGAGAACCCAAATGCAGACTGTTGTATGGTGGATAACACTGAAGTATCTGGCAAAGGACCTGGAGATAAAATACATACCGTCTATGCAATAGtgcaagaatag
- the LOC102455129 gene encoding uncharacterized protein LOC102455129 isoform X2, with protein sequence MHFLVMLAFLGQTTGETFFYRYENENFTLTCNETLANGSNETVWYEIREHLQVFNAITCSPISQGTNEQPYNRKRTNRLSVSTSQSGGVFACEQLKDTGTSGTLPIFANVAHCRRYNFFIVVIINMTAESQMFENISAKSYDNRLVQEGGNITLSCEFQTKSNGINVAYWIKYTETSKCLSSLQKGTELSCNHHCCIDEMIKGRLLNHTSLDSDNKHIVHNITILNVTYSDSGTYLCVVNAWSKGKYVWKIANNLSIEVRNEIPFSPSVPFHSVPLYATIRSIEGIIIISGIVWLIYKKKKNGSSKGKSSAQLPSAQAAVEIPGDECSPNAVSSRKDLQRNEVLYSVAASPYENPNADCCMVDNTEVSGKGPGDKIHTVYAIVQE encoded by the exons GAGAGACTTTCTTTTATCGTTATGAAAATGAAAATTTCACACTTACGTGCAACGAAACCTTGGCTAATGGGAGCAACGAAACAGTTTGGTATGAAATTCGAGAACATCTTCAAGTATTCAACGCAATCACCTGTAGTCCCATATCTCAAGGGACAAACGAACAGCCTTATAATAGAAAGCGTACAAACCGATTATCAGTTTCTACTTCCCAAAGTGGTGGGGTATTTGCATGTGAACAACTTAAAGACACAGGAACATCAGGGACTCTCCCAATTTTTGCCAATGTGGCTCATTGCAGACGTTATAACTTTtttattgtggtgataataaacaTGACTGCAG AGAGCCAGATGTTTGAGaacatttctgcaaaatcatatgATAATCGTTTAGTGCAAGAAGGTGGTAACATCACTCTTTCTTGTGAATTTCAAACAAAGAGCAATGGAATCAATGTTGCATATTGGATCAAATATACAGAAACAAGCAAATGCCTGTCTTCTCTTCAGAAAGGAACAGAACTTTCCTGTAATCACCACTGCTGTATTGATGAGATGATCAAAGGACGACTATTGAATCATACAAGCTTAGACTCAGACAACAAACATATAGTCCATAATATAACCATCTTGAATGTTACTTACTCTGATAGTGGAACTTATTTATGTGTTGTAAATGCCTGGTCAAAAGGGAAATATGTTTGGAAGATTGCAAATAATCTTTCTATAGAAGTGAGGAATGAAATTCCAT TCTCTCCTTCAGTGCCATTCCATTCTGTGCCATTGTATGCTACGATTAGATCGATCGAAGGGATTATCATTATCAGTGGGATAGTATGGTTGatctataaaaagaaaaagaatggcaGCTCAAAAG GAAAGTCATCTGCACAACTTCCCAG CGCTCAGGCTGCTGTTGAAATCCCAGGAGATGAAT GTTCCCCAAATGCTGTGAGCAGTAGAAAAGACTTGCAAAGAAATGAAGTGTTGTATTCAGTTGCAGCAAGCCCATATGAGAACCCAAATGCAGACTGTTGTATGGTGGATAACACTGAAGTATCTGGCAAAGGACCTGGAGATAAAATACATACCGTCTATGCAATAGtgcaagaatag